A single genomic interval of Orcinus orca chromosome 19, mOrcOrc1.1, whole genome shotgun sequence harbors:
- the SPHK1 gene encoding sphingosine kinase 1 isoform X1: MDAAGGSRNPLPRPCRVLVLLNPRGGKGKALQLFRSHVQPLLAQADVSFTLTLTERRNHARELVRAEDLRRWDALVVMSGDGLMHEVVNGLMERPDWETAIQKPLCSLPAGSGNALAASVNHYAGFEQVTNEDLLTNCTRLLCHRLLAPMDLLSLQTASGQRLFSVLSLAWGFIADVDLESEKFRRLGEMRFTLGTFLRLAALRTYQGSLAYLPVETVVSKMPPCPARDQQAQQGPVDAHLVPLEEAVPSHWTVVPEQDFVLVLALLHSHLGSEMFAAPMGRCAAGAMHLFYVRAGVSRATLLRLFLAMEKGRHMECDCPHLVYVPVVAFRLEPKDRKGVFAVDGELMISEAVQGQVHPNYFWMVSGCRESPPSLEPQASPSRRPPPAEHL; this comes from the exons GGGGCAAGGGCAAAGCCCTGCAGCTCTTCCGGAGCCACGTGCAGCCCCTGCTGGCCCAGGCCGATGTCTCCTTCACGCTGACGCTCACTG AGCGGCGGAACCACGCCCGGGAGCTGGTGCGGGCGGAGGACCTGAGACGTTGGGACGCGCTGGTGGTCATGTCTGGAGACGGGTTGATGCATGAG GTGGTGAACGGGCTCATGGAGCGGCCTGACTGGGAGACCGCCATCCAGAAGCCCCTGTGTAGCCTCCCAGCCGGCTCTGGCAATGCACTGGCCGCTTCTGTGAACCATTATGCCGG CTTCGAGCAAGTGACCAATGAAGACCTCCTGACCAACTGCACCCGGCTGCTGTGCCACCGGCTGCTGGCGCCCATGGATCTGCTGTCCCTGCAGACAGCCTCCGGGCAGCGCCTCTTCTCCGTGCTCAGCCTGGCTTGGGGTTTCATCGCTGACGTGGATCTGGAGAGTGAGAAGTTTCGGCGCCTGGGTGAGATGCGCTTCACTCTGGGCACCTTCCTGCGCCTGGCGGCCCTGCGCACCTACCAGGGCTCCCTGGCCTACCTCCCTGTAGAAACGGTGGTCTCCAAGATGCCCCCCTGCCCCGCTCGGGACCAGCAGGCCCAGCAGGGCCCTGTGGACGCCCACCTGGTGCCCCTGGAGGAGGCAGTGCCCTCTCACTGGACGGTGGTGCCGGAGCAGGACTTCGTGCTGGTGCTGGCACTGCTGCACTCACACCTGGGCAGTGAGATGTTTGCTGCACCCATGGGCCGCTGTGCGGCCGGCGCTATGCATTTGTTCTACGTGCGGGCAGGTGTGTCTCGGGCCACACTGCTGCGCCTCTTCCTGGCCATGGAGAAAGGCAGGCACATGGAGTGTGACTGTCCCCACTTGGTGTACGTGCCCGTGGTTGCTTTCCGCCTGGAACCCAAGGACAGGAAGGGTGTGTTTGCTGTGGACGGGGAACTGATGATCAGTGAGGCTGTGCAGGGCCAGGTGCACCCAAACTACTTCTGGATGGTCAGTGGCTGCAGGGAGTCCCCACCCTCTCTGGAGCCACAGGCCTCACCCAGCCGGAGGCCACCTCCAGCGGAGCACTTATGA